AGAACCCCAAGCGCGTCTATGGCCAGAAGGGCGGCCCGGCCACGCGCATGGGCAATATCGCCGGCTTCCGCGCCGCGTTCGCCGAGGCTGCCGAGTACCGCACCCGCAACACCCCGAACGAGGACGCGCCGCGCCGTCGTGGTCGCAACAGCGGCAGTGGCAGCGAGAACGGCAACGGCAACGGGGCCGGCAAGCGCGACCTGCGCTTGGACACGCTGGCCGGCGCGCTCAATGGCGACATCCTCGTCCACATCCACTGCTACCGCGCCGACGAGATGGCCAACATGATGCAGCTGGCGGACGAGTTCGGCTTCCGCATCGCCGCCTTCCACCACGGCGTGGAGGCCTACAAGCTCGCCGACGACCTCGCCCGCGAAGGCATCTGCGGCGCGCTGTGGGCGGACTGGTGGGGCTTCAAGATGGAAGCCTTCGACGGCATCCAGGAGAACGTGGCACTGGTCGACCGCCCCGCCAACGGCTGCGCGATCGTGCATTCCGATTCCAGCGAGGGCATCCAGCGCCTCAACCAGGAAACCGCCAAGGTGATGGCCAGCGCGCGCCGCGCCGGCATCGACATCGCGCCCGAACGCGCGATCACCTGGGTCACCGCCAACCCCGCGCGCTCGATGGGCATCCTGCATGAAACCGGCACCCTGGAGCCCGGCAAGATGGCCGACGTGGTGGTGTGGAACCGCGACCCGTTCTCGAGCTACGCGCTGGCCGAGCACGTCTACATCGACGGCGCGCGCGTCTACGACCGCGAGGACCGCGGCCGGCAACCGGTGTCCGATTTCATGCTGGGCCAGTCGGCCGGAGGTACCCGATGAGCCGCCGCCTCCCGGTCCTGCTCGCCACCGCGCTTGCCGCGGCCCTCGCGCTGCCGGTTGCCGCGCAGGACGTGCTGATCCGCAACGCCACCGTGCACACCGCAACCGCCAGCGGCACCCTGCAGAGCGCTGACGTGCTGGTGCGCGGCGGGCGCATCGTCGAGGTCGGCAGCGGCCTTGCCGCCGGTGGCGTGCCGGTGGTGGAGGCGGCCGGCAGGCCGCTGACGCCGGCGCTGTTCGGCGGCATCAACGGCCTCGGCATCGAGGAGGTGTCCGGCGAGGACAGCACCAGCGACGGGCGCCTCGCGCTCGGAGACGGCGCCAAGGACATGGTGGTGCGGCCGGAGTTCGACGTGACCCTGGCCTACAACCCGGATTCGATCCTGCGCCCGGTCGCCACCGCCGAAGGCATCGGCTTCACCCTGCTGGCGGCCGGTGCGACGGCCGGCGGTTCGATCATCGCCGGCCAGGGTGCGCCGATGCGGCTGGACGGCAGCATCGACCCCGCCGGCCCACGCCTGCTGTTCCTGCAGCTGGGCGCGCGCGGGGCGGAACTCACCGGCACCTCGCGCGCGGCGCAGTGGATGCTGCTCGACCAGATCATTGACGAGGCGCGCGGCCGCATCCCGGTCGGCTCGCACGTGTCGCTGCTGACGCCGGCCGGCCGCGGCGCGCTCACCCGCTACCTCGACGGCAACGGCCGCGTGCTGGTGGCGGTTGACCGCGCCGCCGACATCCGCCAGCTGCTGCGCTGGGCGCAGCGCCACAACCTGCGCATCGCCATCGCCGGTGGCAGCGAAGCCTGGCGCGTGGCAGGCGAACTCGCCGCGGCCAACGTGCCGGTGTTCGTCGATCCGCTCGACAACCTGCCGGCCGGCTTCGACCAGCTGCACGCCTCGCTGGAGAACGCCGCCCGCCTGCACGCCGCCGGCGTAAAGGTGTCGTTCGCGCAGGCCAGCGACGCCGCCCACAACGCGCGCAAGCTGCGCCAGCTGGCCGGCAACGCGGTCGCCAACGGCATGCCCTGGGATGCAGCGCTCGCAGGCCTCACCCGCGTGCCCGCGGAAACCCTGGGCGTGGACGGCGTCGGCACGATTGCAGTTGGCCAGCGCGCCGACCTGGTGCTGTGGAGCGGCGACCCGCTCGATGTCATCCACACCGCCGAGCAGACCTGGTTCGACGGCCGCGCCATCCCCATGCGCTCGCGCCAGACCGAACTGCGCGACCGTTACCTGCGCGAGGCATCGCCGCGCGAGCAGGGCGGACTGCCGCGGGCCTACAGCCGCTGAGGTACTGCAGGCGGCTATCACCCCGCACCGGGTGATAGCCGCCGTCGCTGCATGATCCGTGGCGCCAACACCAGGCCGTCGGTAGCGTGCACGGCCGCTTTGACCGGTGCCTGCGTCGCACGGACCATCGGGCCACCCCCGACCCGGGGGGTCTGTATGGGTCAAGCCGGAGTCACTGTCATGGCTGAAGACCGGACACTGCGCACCTCGAGAACGTTGCCGTATTCCCCTGCACAGATATACGGCGCCTTTGCGTCGCCCGACCTGCTGTCCCGATGGTGGGGCCCGGACGGGTTCACGAATACCTTCGAGGTGTTCGAGTTCACTGCAGGCGGCCGCTGGAAGTTCGTCATGCACGGCCCCGACGGCAATGACCACGTCAATGAAAGCGTCTTCGTGGCCCTGGTGCCCGACGCCAGGATCGTCATCCGCCATGACTGCGCTCCGCACTTCACGCTGACGGTCGAACTCGCACCGGTCGGTGATGGGACGCTCCTGACCTGGGCGCAGGTCTTCGAGGATGCGCGGACAGCGCAGGCGGTGAAACAACGCGCCGGACCGGCGAACGAGCAGAACCTGGATCGGCTGACCGAAGTGCTCGGCCGGGATCGTGGCGCCACCTGATTCGATGCCGACGTCCCAGGGGCGAGGTCCATACTCCGGGGTGGCATCGCTTTGGCGGGCAGCAACCCACGCAGGTCGGATCACGGAGGGGGCAGGAATGTCCGGGAACAAGACGCAGTCCACCCACGCCAGCGTGGAAGAGCACATCGCCTCGCGGGCCAGTGCGCAGCAGCGCGCCGACTGCCAGGAGCTGCTGGCGCTGCTTGGCGCAGCCACCCGGGCCCCTCCCCGCATGTGGGGACCGAGCATCGTCGGCTTCGGCTCCTACCGCTACACCTATGAGAGCGGCCGCAGCGGTGAGGCGCCTCTTGCCGCCTTTGCCATCCGGGGCCGCGAACTCGTGCTGTACCTCGATTGCGAGGGCGACCCGCAGCAGGCGCTGCTGTCCAGACTCGGCAGGCACCGGATGGGAAAATCCTGCCTGTATTTCAAACAGTTGGCCGACCTGGACACATCGGTGCTCCGGCAACTGGTCGATGACTCCATCGCCCAGGTGAAGCGCCGTCATGGACCACAGGATGGAGCCTAGCGGTCCGTCGGGCCGCTGATGTCTTGCGCTACGCACGACGCTTACGGCGCGGCGCTTCCACCTTGCGCGCGAGCGGTGGCGCTTATTTCGCCACTGACCGGGCTCCACGACGCCTCCTGAGCGTCCTGCGGGGCCATGCATGGCGCTTTTTTCGCCACCGCTCGCATGTCCAGTGCGGTCGCTTGCGCTTTTTCCGCCAAGCCCTGGGCATCGTGCGCATCCGGAGCGTCGCCCGGCGCCATCGATGGCGAAAACAGCACCTCTTGTGGCCTTCCGGACGGCGAATGTACAAGCTCTGTACAGCTTAATGTTTTATCAACATCTAACGGCCCCGGCCCTAGCGTCTACGCCGTCGCCATCGCGGCGTCGTCCCCCTGACTGCTGGACTGGAGCTCCCCATGCACGCTTCCTGGTTGCTTGTTCCCCTTTCCGCCCTGCTGGCCACCTCCGCCCACGCCGCCGGCCCGGAGGCCGGGCGCTACTCGCTTTCGCTGGTGGGTGGTGTGGATGCGCCGCTCAGCGGCGATGTCCACGATGGCGCCGTCGCCCAGGTGCCCGACCTCGGGCCGCTCAACCCCGCACTCGCCGGCGTTGCCGCGGAGTTGCGCATCGGCGCTCGCGGGCATGACCGCATCTACGATCAGGCCACCACGATCGGCCTCGAATTCGGCTACGGCCTGAGCGACAGCGCCGAAGTGTTCGGCTCCGTTCGCAAGACGATGGCCGAGGAAGGCAGCGTGCAGGTGGGCGGAGCGTATGTGCCGGCGCTGGACACCGAGCTGCCGGTATACGGCACCTTCGGCGACTACGAGGCCCTGTCGGCCGAACTCGGCTACCGCCATTACTTCGGCACCGTCGGCTTCGCGCGACCGTTCGTGGGGGCGCGCATCGGTGCGACCCGCACCAACGGGATCCGCGCCACCTTCGAGATCCCGGATGCCGGCATCACCATCGCCGGGGCACCGTTCTACGAGACGGGCTGGTCGGCGATCGGCGGAGTCGACCTCGGCGTGGTCATGCCGGTCTCGGACACCTTCAGCGTCACGCTGGCCAGTGGCGTGCGCTATGTCGGTGACCTCAAGGACGACGACAGCGCGATCGGCGGCCTCGGCCTCGCCTCGATCAACGACACCGGCAGCCGGCTGTCGGTGCCGGTGACGCTGTCGGCGCGCTGGGACTTCTGACCTTGGAACCCGTCCCGCACACGCGGGGCGGGTGTTCTTGCATATGCCCGGAACGACGCAGGACGGTTCCGTCGTGTGCGGGGTGGCCCGCTGTGATGCATTATCGGGCATCCGCATCCCGGGGACGGAAGCATGCGACGGCTCCTCTATGTACTCGTCCTGCTCGGCTTGCCGCTGCCGGGACACGCTGACTCTCCGTTGATCACAACGTGGGTGGAGCTGCGCGTGTACTCGTGCGTGCCTGCAACGTTCGAAGCATCTCCGTTCGATGACATCGACTACGTCGGCGGTCGCTCGCACCGCACGGCCGTCGTCACCGGGGACGTCACGGACGCCGGCCTGCTGCCGTACGCGAGTCTGCGGGCACACTATCCGGAAGAGGAAGTACAGCGCATCGCCGACGAGGTCACCGCAACGCTTCCACGCGTCAGCAGCCGGTTGAGTGTGACGCTGCGCCAATGGGACGCGGAGTTCTGCAAGGCAGCGCAAGACCGGATCATCCGCTTCGACTCGGATCACCACTGCGACATCCTGACCGCGGGAGGCGCTTGCCTGTCGCCGCTGCCCAGGGTGCAACCTGCACGCATGCGGCCACAACCCTGACCGCGGTCAGGGTCCGCTGTGCTCGACCGCGCGCCGGAGGGCGTGCCGCACAGTCGGTTTCCGGGATGACGTTGGCGTTGATCGGCATGCCCGCACAGCCGGGCGTGAGCCAGCGATATCGTGAGTAACGAACCCGACAGGTTGCAATGCGCCGACGCAGTATC
This portion of the Luteimonas yindakuii genome encodes:
- a CDS encoding amidohydrolase — its product is MLKPLSAALAAVLAIAPAMAQDAPQGVARFAHDPYTSTYAPIASAPVLIRGATVLTGTGERLDGADVLLVDGRIEAVGPGLEAPQGATVVDGTGKWVTPGLVDVHSHLGVYPSPGVRAHSDGNEMTNPNTAAVWAEHSVWPQDPGFAAALAGGVTSLQILPGSANLFGGRGVTLKNVAATTVQAMKFPGAPHGLKMACGENPKRVYGQKGGPATRMGNIAGFRAAFAEAAEYRTRNTPNEDAPRRRGRNSGSGSENGNGNGAGKRDLRLDTLAGALNGDILVHIHCYRADEMANMMQLADEFGFRIAAFHHGVEAYKLADDLAREGICGALWADWWGFKMEAFDGIQENVALVDRPANGCAIVHSDSSEGIQRLNQETAKVMASARRAGIDIAPERAITWVTANPARSMGILHETGTLEPGKMADVVVWNRDPFSSYALAEHVYIDGARVYDREDRGRQPVSDFMLGQSAGGTR
- a CDS encoding amidohydrolase family protein — encoded protein: MSRRLPVLLATALAAALALPVAAQDVLIRNATVHTATASGTLQSADVLVRGGRIVEVGSGLAAGGVPVVEAAGRPLTPALFGGINGLGIEEVSGEDSTSDGRLALGDGAKDMVVRPEFDVTLAYNPDSILRPVATAEGIGFTLLAAGATAGGSIIAGQGAPMRLDGSIDPAGPRLLFLQLGARGAELTGTSRAAQWMLLDQIIDEARGRIPVGSHVSLLTPAGRGALTRYLDGNGRVLVAVDRAADIRQLLRWAQRHNLRIAIAGGSEAWRVAGELAAANVPVFVDPLDNLPAGFDQLHASLENAARLHAAGVKVSFAQASDAAHNARKLRQLAGNAVANGMPWDAALAGLTRVPAETLGVDGVGTIAVGQRADLVLWSGDPLDVIHTAEQTWFDGRAIPMRSRQTELRDRYLREASPREQGGLPRAYSR
- a CDS encoding SRPBCC domain-containing protein; its protein translation is MAEDRTLRTSRTLPYSPAQIYGAFASPDLLSRWWGPDGFTNTFEVFEFTAGGRWKFVMHGPDGNDHVNESVFVALVPDARIVIRHDCAPHFTLTVELAPVGDGTLLTWAQVFEDARTAQAVKQRAGPANEQNLDRLTEVLGRDRGAT
- a CDS encoding DUF1801 domain-containing protein, which gives rise to MSGNKTQSTHASVEEHIASRASAQQRADCQELLALLGAATRAPPRMWGPSIVGFGSYRYTYESGRSGEAPLAAFAIRGRELVLYLDCEGDPQQALLSRLGRHRMGKSCLYFKQLADLDTSVLRQLVDDSIAQVKRRHGPQDGA